The Actinocorallia herbida DNA window CTCGAGTCCGTCCGGGTGCTGAACGAGCCGCTCCAGCTCCTCACCGGTCCCGCCCACACGCTGGCGAACGCCAAGTCGGTGACCGTCGCGCAGCTCGCCGGGCAGCGGATCTGGATGCCCGGCCTCACCCCCGGCACCGAGTGGACCGTCTACTACGACGACCTCGTCGCCGAGTTCGGCCTCACCATCGAGGTGACCGGCCCCAACTTCGGCTCCGACGCGCTCCTCGACACCATCGCCGACACCCCTTCCCTGGCCACCTTCATGGGCGCGCACATGCGCCTCGTCTGGCCCGCCGACCACGGCCTGCGCCGCATCCCGGTGACCGACCCGACCCCCGTCTACCCGCATTCGCTCCTCTGGCACCGCGACAACCCCCACCCGGCACTGGCCGCCCTCCGCACCCACCTCGCCGCCACGGCGGCCGACCGGGACGCCGCCGGGACCTGGGCGCCGGACTGGGCGACTCCGCGCTGACGACCGGGGCGACGCCGGGCCGAAAGGTGCGCACCCCCGTCGTCTCGGTCAGTCGGCGACGGTGACGCCGAGGATCTGGGCGAAGGCGGGGGCCAGCCCGAGGAGCTGGTGTGGGTTCACGGTGAGACCGGCGAGGGAGTCGCGGCCCGCCTGGAAGGACAGGTCGCGGGCCTGGCGGAGGTCGACGTGCCGCATGGTCGTGCGGTCGAGGGCGACGTCGTGGAGCGTGGACCCGGGGAACGAGACGTTGGTGAGGGTCGCGCCGGTGAGGTCGACGCCGTCGAGCGAGCAGTCGGCGAAGACGACATCGCGCAGGCGGGCCTCGCGGAGGTTCACCGCGACGAGTTTGCAGCCGAAGAACGCCACCCGGGTCAGCTCCGCCCCGTAGAGGGCGGTGCCGGCCAGGGAGGCCACGCAGACCTCCGAGTCCAGCCACCGGGACTCGGCGAGATTCGTGCCGACCAGCCGCCCCGACTGCATCCACACCTCGTTGAACAGGGCGTTCCGCAGCCGGGCGTCGGTGAGGTCCACCGAGGAGAACGCGCTCTCCAGGAACCGCGCGCCGTCGGCCTGGACGCCGGTGAGGTCGAGGTCGGCGAAATGGACGGTCTCGTAGTCGCCCGACCGGACGGGCGGCCCGTCGGCGGCGGCCAGGAACCTCGCGTAGGGCAGGTCGGTGAGCGAGCGCGGCTTGGGCATGGGTCCCTTTCCTGGGCCGGGGCGGCGGGCGGGCGGCCCCGCCGTTCGGGTCCCGCGCGCGGAGCCCGTGGCAGGATGGCCACCATTGCCACCGATAAACGGAACGGCACAGTACCACTTGGTACTGTGGTGTTCCACTTGACTCCGCCGACCCTCTGCGAGCCGACCTGCCCATGACACCGCCGAACCAGCCCCTGCGCGCCGACGCGCAGCGCAACCGGGACGCCGTTCTCGCCGCCGCGATCGGCATGCTCGGGACCCGCCCCGACGCGAGCATGCAGGAGATCGCCGCGGCCTCCGGAGTCGGCCGGACGACCGTCTACCGGCACTTCCCCACCCGCGAGGACCTCGTCCGCGCCCTGTTCGGCCGGGCGATCGAGGAGCAGCGCGCGATCGTCACCGCGGCCGTCGCCGAAGGCGGCTCCGCGGCCGCGGTGCTGCGC harbors:
- a CDS encoding LysR family transcriptional regulator, yielding MDIEAVRTFVAVAEAGLFQEAAAELSVSQQAVSKRVAVLERALGVRLFTRTPRGAELTIDGQAFLPHARELLRAAERAEASVRPGRRPLRVDVLSSRSAQSGLMRGFHRAHPEIDLDVLMLFDLEVAVAALRSGAIDASFRAVGVPGRPLPEDLESVRVLNEPLQLLTGPAHTLANAKSVTVAQLAGQRIWMPGLTPGTEWTVYYDDLVAEFGLTIEVTGPNFGSDALLDTIADTPSLATFMGAHMRLVWPADHGLRRIPVTDPTPVYPHSLLWHRDNPHPALAALRTHLAATAADRDAAGTWAPDWATPR
- a CDS encoding pentapeptide repeat-containing protein gives rise to the protein MPKPRSLTDLPYARFLAAADGPPVRSGDYETVHFADLDLTGVQADGARFLESAFSSVDLTDARLRNALFNEVWMQSGRLVGTNLAESRWLDSEVCVASLAGTALYGAELTRVAFFGCKLVAVNLREARLRDVVFADCSLDGVDLTGATLTNVSFPGSTLHDVALDRTTMRHVDLRQARDLSFQAGRDSLAGLTVNPHQLLGLAPAFAQILGVTVAD